The following are from one region of the Variovorax sp. V213 genome:
- a CDS encoding MFS transporter encodes MNRNLWLLAICQGLFLTNNVTFIAINGLVGLSIAPRGWMATLPVMGYVVGGALTTGLVARTQQRFGRRGSFQIGLAVALGSALLCAFAAVSKNFWLLCLATVVAGYYNANAGLYRFAAAELAAPAWREKAVSLVMAGGLIGAVAGPNLAAATREVFAVPFAGAYIALAAVALLSMLVMRFIDFPATLTRQQAMGGRPLSEIIRQPVFIVAAAAGALGYGVMNLLMAATPIAMQICSLPFSDAALVLEWHVIGMFAPGFFTGHLIRRFGALPVMGVGLALNLGCIAVALSGVELQHFLVALCLLGVGWNFLFTGSTTLSLTAYTAEERDRAQGALNFCVFATLALTSFASGVLVTTQGWQLLNYGSLVPVVLTGAALLWLAQTRRRAAAAAAAGA; translated from the coding sequence ATGAACCGCAACCTTTGGCTGCTCGCCATCTGCCAGGGCCTGTTCCTGACCAACAACGTCACCTTCATCGCCATCAACGGGCTGGTGGGGCTGAGCATCGCACCGCGCGGCTGGATGGCCACGCTGCCCGTCATGGGCTACGTGGTGGGCGGCGCGCTCACCACCGGGCTGGTGGCGCGCACCCAGCAGCGATTCGGCCGTCGCGGCTCGTTCCAGATCGGACTCGCGGTGGCGCTGGGTTCAGCCTTGCTGTGCGCGTTCGCGGCTGTGTCGAAGAATTTCTGGCTCTTGTGCCTTGCAACGGTAGTGGCCGGCTACTACAACGCCAACGCGGGCCTCTATCGCTTTGCCGCCGCCGAACTTGCGGCGCCGGCCTGGCGCGAGAAGGCCGTGTCGCTGGTGATGGCCGGCGGGTTGATCGGCGCGGTGGCGGGGCCCAACCTGGCGGCCGCCACGCGCGAAGTGTTTGCGGTGCCGTTCGCGGGTGCCTACATCGCGCTGGCGGCGGTGGCACTGCTGTCGATGCTGGTCATGCGGTTCATCGACTTTCCCGCCACGCTGACTCGCCAGCAGGCGATGGGCGGGCGGCCGCTCTCGGAAATCATCCGGCAGCCGGTGTTCATCGTCGCAGCCGCGGCGGGTGCACTAGGCTACGGCGTGATGAACCTGCTGATGGCCGCCACGCCGATCGCCATGCAGATCTGCAGCCTGCCGTTTTCCGATGCCGCCCTGGTGCTCGAATGGCATGTGATCGGCATGTTCGCGCCGGGCTTCTTCACCGGACACCTCATCCGCCGCTTTGGCGCGCTGCCCGTGATGGGCGTGGGGCTCGCGCTCAACCTCGGCTGCATCGCCGTTGCGCTGTCGGGCGTGGAGCTGCAGCACTTCCTGGTGGCGCTGTGCCTCCTGGGCGTGGGCTGGAATTTCCTGTTCACCGGCAGCACGACGCTGTCACTGACGGCCTACACCGCCGAAGAGCGCGACCGGGCGCAGGGCGCGCTCAACTTCTGCGTGTTCGCGACGCTGGCGCTGACCTCGTTCGCCTCGGGCGTGCTGGTCACGACGCAAGGCTGGCAGTTGCTGAACTACGGTTCGCTGGTGCCGGTGGTGCTCACGGGGGCGGCATTGCTGTGGCTTGCGCAGACGCGCCGGCGCGCTGCCGCTGCCGCTGCCGCGGGCGCCTGA
- a CDS encoding YidB family protein, with protein MGLLDSVLGQVLGGAAQQQQQPQGGGMGDLGGLAGALGGLLANNGSAGGLGGLVSKFEQAGMGDVIGSWIGKGENQPVSGDQLQDALGSDTIASIASRLGINAQTLLPMLATLLPVLIDRLTPQGKVPEQGLGDQSDLLASLGGLLQNKQP; from the coding sequence ATGGGATTGCTCGATTCGGTACTCGGTCAGGTGCTCGGAGGCGCAGCCCAACAGCAGCAGCAACCGCAAGGCGGCGGGATGGGAGATCTCGGCGGCCTGGCCGGCGCGCTGGGCGGACTGCTCGCCAACAACGGCAGCGCAGGGGGCCTGGGAGGGCTGGTCTCGAAGTTCGAGCAGGCCGGCATGGGCGACGTGATCGGCTCCTGGATCGGCAAGGGAGAAAACCAGCCGGTGTCCGGCGACCAGTTGCAGGACGCACTGGGCAGCGACACCATTGCCAGCATCGCGTCCAGGCTCGGCATCAATGCGCAAACGCTGCTGCCCATGCTGGCCACCTTGCTGCCGGTTCTCATCGACCGGCTCACGCCGCAGGGCAAGGTGCCGGAGCAGGGCCTCGGCGACCAGAGCGATCTCCTGGCTTCGCTCGGCGGCCTGCTCCAGAACAAGCAGCCCTGA
- a CDS encoding M20/M25/M40 family metallo-hydrolase, giving the protein MLRSPRALRLAPLVLAMFCAMQGAQAQNTAVAPTPAQVGPEVEKAFTQLMAAPAIQKLLDAVKADHDRAVEDLKMLTEIEAPPFKEQKRAEAFLARMKALGLADAKIDAEGNVVGLRKGTGNGPKLLISAHLDTVFPAGTDVKVKERDGKLYAPGIADDTRGLSVLLSWLKVLNDNKVQTVGDLLFVGNVGEEELGNLRGMKAIFRNHLDIDGMVGLEPAADGTVLMLGTGSHRYEVTFKGPGGHSFGAFGQVPSAIHGMGRAIAKIAEVRTPSFPKTTFTVGTVGGGTSVNTIAPDARMAIDIRSDEMAPLLETEKKILAAIDEAVAEENKRWNVTTLSASNKLIGDRPGGRTPSDSVMVEAAVRSNTAFGHKTLLRGGSTDANVPMSYGIPAIIIGGGGKSTGFHALSESIDVTDAWKGAQNSLVTVLGLVGVQGVSPALLPKRPARTR; this is encoded by the coding sequence ATGCTTCGTTCACCACGCGCCCTCCGGCTTGCGCCCCTTGTTCTGGCCATGTTCTGCGCCATGCAGGGCGCGCAAGCCCAGAACACCGCCGTGGCACCCACGCCCGCGCAGGTCGGTCCCGAGGTGGAAAAAGCCTTCACCCAGCTGATGGCGGCGCCCGCGATCCAGAAGCTGCTCGACGCGGTCAAGGCCGACCATGACCGCGCGGTCGAAGACCTGAAGATGCTGACCGAGATCGAGGCACCGCCATTCAAGGAGCAAAAGCGCGCCGAAGCCTTCCTCGCGCGCATGAAGGCGCTGGGCCTCGCCGACGCGAAGATCGATGCCGAAGGCAACGTGGTCGGCCTGCGCAAGGGCACGGGCAACGGGCCCAAGCTGCTGATCTCGGCCCACCTCGACACCGTGTTTCCCGCCGGCACCGACGTGAAGGTGAAGGAGCGCGACGGCAAGCTCTACGCACCCGGCATTGCAGACGACACGCGCGGCCTCTCGGTGCTGCTGTCGTGGCTCAAGGTGCTCAACGACAACAAGGTGCAGACGGTGGGCGACCTGCTGTTCGTCGGCAATGTCGGCGAGGAAGAACTGGGCAACCTGCGCGGCATGAAGGCGATCTTCCGCAACCACCTGGACATCGACGGCATGGTCGGACTCGAACCCGCAGCCGACGGCACGGTCCTGATGCTCGGCACGGGCAGCCACCGCTACGAAGTCACGTTCAAGGGCCCGGGCGGCCACAGCTTCGGCGCCTTCGGCCAGGTGCCCAGCGCAATCCACGGCATGGGCCGCGCCATTGCCAAGATCGCCGAGGTGCGCACGCCAAGCTTCCCGAAGACCACCTTCACGGTCGGCACCGTGGGCGGCGGCACCTCGGTCAACACCATTGCGCCCGATGCGCGCATGGCCATCGACATCCGCTCCGACGAAATGGCGCCGCTGCTCGAGACCGAGAAGAAGATCCTCGCGGCCATCGACGAAGCGGTGGCCGAAGAGAACAAGCGCTGGAACGTGACGACGCTCAGCGCAAGCAACAAGCTGATCGGCGACCGGCCAGGCGGCCGGACGCCCTCCGACTCGGTCATGGTGGAAGCGGCCGTCCGCTCGAACACGGCTTTCGGCCACAAGACGCTGCTGCGCGGCGGCAGCACCGACGCCAACGTGCCGATGTCGTACGGCATCCCGGCCATCATCATCGGCGGGGGCGGCAAGTCCACCGGCTTTCACGCCCTGAGCGAGTCGATCGACGTGACAGACGCATGGAAAGGCGCGCAGAATTCGCTCGTCACGGTGCTCGGCCTGGTGGGCGTGCAAGGGGTCAGTCCCGCATTGCTGCCCAAACGGCCGGCACGTACCCGGTAA
- a CDS encoding 16S rRNA (uracil(1498)-N(3))-methyltransferase produces MPRFHCPVPLTAGATFELPPGAARHVQVLRMQPGDALTLFDGSGGEYAATVERMGRSDVSVTLGVHAATEREAGRAVHLAVGMPANERMDWLVEKATELGVASIQPLATAHGVLRLSGERAEKKRAHWEAIAIAACEQCGRNRVPVIHPVRPFSNPSAWIDANTGAAALRLVLSLAEGTRRLADATASTPGDRSVLVLSGPEGGLSGAEEQEALSCGFAPVTLGPRVLRAETAALAALVSLTGA; encoded by the coding sequence ATGCCCCGTTTCCATTGCCCGGTGCCGCTGACTGCGGGTGCCACGTTCGAACTGCCACCCGGCGCGGCGCGCCACGTGCAGGTGCTGCGGATGCAACCCGGCGACGCGCTCACGCTGTTCGACGGCTCGGGCGGCGAATACGCGGCCACGGTCGAGCGCATGGGGCGCAGCGACGTTTCGGTGACGCTTGGCGTTCACGCGGCCACGGAGCGCGAAGCGGGGCGCGCGGTGCATCTCGCGGTCGGCATGCCCGCCAACGAGCGCATGGACTGGCTGGTCGAGAAAGCCACCGAACTGGGTGTCGCGAGCATCCAGCCGCTGGCAACGGCCCATGGCGTGCTGCGCCTCTCGGGCGAACGCGCCGAAAAGAAGAGGGCCCATTGGGAGGCGATTGCCATTGCGGCCTGCGAGCAATGCGGCCGCAACCGCGTGCCGGTGATCCATCCGGTGCGGCCGTTCTCCAACCCCTCGGCCTGGATCGATGCCAACACCGGCGCCGCCGCGCTGCGCCTTGTCTTGAGCCTCGCCGAAGGCACGCGGCGCCTGGCCGATGCCACGGCATCGACGCCGGGCGATCGCAGCGTGCTGGTGCTGAGCGGCCCCGAAGGCGGCCTGAGCGGCGCCGAAGAGCAGGAGGCCCTGTCATGCGGCTTTGCGCCGGTCACTCTCGGGCCGCGCGTGCTGCGCGCCGAGACGGCGGCGCTCGCCGCGCTGGTGTCGCTCACCGGAGCCTAG
- a CDS encoding aminoglycoside phosphotransferase family protein: MTAPPPPASEPTPSAEAIPWTDPQRAATFRHWLAGISATHRLLPETVRLASADASFRRYFRVDSTEACGTRIVMDAPPDKENSEPFVQVARLMADAGVTAPRVLEWDRVNGFLLLDDLGRQTMLDVIDPARPDASRPLYDQAIDALIRWQLASRPGVLPPYDRALLERELALFPEWYIGRHRGIAVEGKLKERLERSFKLIVESNLASPSVYVHRDFMPRNLMVRDGADLGVLDFQDAVYGPITYDIASLMRDAFLSWDEEFVLDVTIRYWEAARKAGLPVDADFGAFYRSVEWMGLQRHLKVAGIFARLTLRDGKPRYLADTPRFIAYIRSTASRYMELTPLLRVIDEIEGSSALTGFVYGRP; the protein is encoded by the coding sequence ATGACAGCACCCCCGCCCCCGGCTTCCGAGCCTACCCCCTCCGCCGAGGCCATTCCCTGGACCGATCCGCAGCGGGCCGCGACCTTCCGGCACTGGCTGGCCGGCATCTCCGCCACGCACCGCCTGCTGCCCGAAACCGTGCGCCTTGCGTCAGCCGACGCGAGCTTTCGGCGCTACTTCCGGGTCGACTCGACGGAGGCTTGCGGCACCCGCATCGTGATGGATGCGCCGCCGGACAAGGAAAACAGCGAGCCCTTCGTACAGGTCGCCCGCTTGATGGCCGACGCCGGCGTCACGGCGCCGCGGGTGCTCGAATGGGACCGGGTGAACGGCTTCCTGCTGCTCGACGATCTCGGCCGCCAGACCATGCTCGACGTGATCGACCCGGCCCGGCCCGACGCGAGCCGTCCGCTCTACGACCAGGCCATCGACGCGCTGATCCGCTGGCAGCTGGCCTCCAGGCCGGGCGTGCTGCCGCCCTACGACCGCGCGCTGCTGGAGCGCGAACTGGCGCTTTTTCCCGAGTGGTACATCGGCCGCCACCGCGGCATTGCCGTCGAGGGCAAGCTCAAGGAGCGGCTGGAGCGCAGCTTCAAGCTCATCGTCGAGAGCAACCTGGCCTCGCCGAGCGTCTATGTGCACCGCGACTTCATGCCGCGCAACCTGATGGTCCGGGATGGAGCCGATCTCGGCGTGCTCGACTTCCAGGACGCGGTCTACGGCCCGATCACCTATGACATCGCGAGCCTGATGCGCGATGCCTTCCTGAGCTGGGACGAGGAATTCGTGCTCGACGTCACCATCCGCTACTGGGAGGCCGCCCGCAAGGCCGGGCTGCCGGTCGACGCCGATTTCGGCGCTTTCTACCGCTCGGTCGAATGGATGGGGCTGCAGCGCCACCTCAAGGTCGCCGGCATCTTCGCCCGCCTGACGCTGCGGGACGGCAAGCCCCGCTACCTGGCCGACACGCCCCGATTCATCGCTTACATCCGCTCCACGGCCAGCCGCTACATGGAACTGACGCCGCTGCTGCGCGTGATCGACGAAATCGAAGGCAGCTCGGCGCTCACCGGCTTCGTCTACGGTCGGCCCTAG